A window from gamma proteobacterium SS-5 encodes these proteins:
- a CDS encoding DsrE family protein, whose amino-acid sequence MKLGLIIYSNDPETVWNAFRLGVFALQQGDGVRAFLLAKGVEAEQLDTEQFGVTAQIQEFVDKGGEILACGTCLKIRQQGASEHCPLSSMADLHELVRDSEKVLTF is encoded by the coding sequence ATGAAACTTGGCCTGATCATCTACAGCAACGACCCGGAAACGGTGTGGAATGCCTTTCGCCTCGGCGTCTTCGCCCTGCAGCAGGGTGATGGCGTCAGGGCCTTTCTGCTGGCCAAGGGGGTTGAGGCAGAGCAATTGGATACGGAGCAATTCGGCGTAACAGCGCAGATCCAGGAGTTTGTCGATAAGGGTGGCGAGATCCTCGCCTGCGGCACCTGCCTGAAGATCCGCCAGCAAGGTGCCAGCGAGCACTGCCCCCTGTCCAGCATGGCGGACCTCCATGAACTGGTCAGGGACAGCGAAAAGGTACTCACCTTCTGA
- a CDS encoding c-type cytochrome: MFHSKQQKSASLLGPILGALLLCGAAQAGRAETGLGVVPALQELERQGRLIQAKASAPLPSASAAIDWDQIAPQRLRLLAQDSVAPGLEGGAAVDIQLRALASETELALRIDWPDAQEDPYSQSHTDRFADALAVQFVTDPDPDLPYIGMGQPQRPVALWYWQAGRGTQALTAQGFGSLEPNPAMAAPEALAEYRAGGWSLVLRGALPATLNPLPLALARWDGAGQGRDGRKQLSAWHLLVLPGRALAETRLQGLVEQGRSAGDASRGARLAREQGCVACHSLPGQTPSRIGPNLAQAGGLHWPGYLRQAIERPSAFIVPGAGHAIMDPQGGARSLMPQLPLSPEQRDDLVAYLRQLVE; the protein is encoded by the coding sequence ATGTTTCACAGTAAACAACAGAAATCCGCATCCCTCCTGGGTCCGATACTGGGCGCGCTGCTGCTGTGCGGCGCGGCTCAGGCCGGTCGGGCAGAGACGGGCCTTGGCGTGGTTCCCGCCCTGCAAGAGCTGGAGCGTCAGGGGCGGTTGATCCAGGCCAAGGCCAGCGCGCCACTGCCCAGCGCCAGCGCCGCCATCGATTGGGACCAGATAGCGCCGCAGCGGCTGCGCCTGCTGGCACAAGACAGTGTAGCGCCGGGCCTGGAGGGGGGCGCGGCGGTGGATATCCAGCTGCGCGCCCTGGCCAGTGAAACGGAATTGGCCCTGCGCATAGACTGGCCGGACGCCCAGGAAGACCCCTACAGCCAGAGCCACACCGACCGTTTTGCCGATGCCCTGGCGGTACAGTTTGTTACCGATCCAGACCCGGACCTGCCCTACATCGGCATGGGCCAGCCCCAGCGGCCGGTAGCGCTCTGGTATTGGCAGGCCGGGCGGGGCACCCAGGCCCTGACCGCCCAGGGCTTTGGCAGCCTGGAGCCCAACCCGGCCATGGCCGCGCCCGAGGCGCTGGCCGAATACCGCGCCGGGGGCTGGTCGCTGGTGCTGCGCGGGGCCTTGCCCGCAACGCTCAACCCGCTGCCCCTGGCCCTGGCTCGGTGGGATGGGGCCGGACAAGGCAGGGATGGGCGCAAACAGCTGTCTGCCTGGCATCTGCTGGTCCTGCCCGGGCGGGCCCTGGCCGAGACGCGCCTGCAGGGCCTGGTTGAGCAAGGCCGCTCGGCGGGCGATGCCAGCCGGGGTGCCCGGCTGGCACGGGAGCAGGGCTGCGTCGCCTGCCACAGCCTGCCGGGGCAGACGCCCAGTCGCATCGGCCCCAATCTGGCCCAGGCCGGCGGCCTGCACTGGCCGGGCTATCTGCGTCAGGCAATCGAGCGGCCCTCGGCCTTCATCGTACCTGGGGCGGGCCATGCCATAATGGACCCCCAGGGCGGGGCCAGGTCACTGATGCCGCAACTGCCCCTGAGCCCGGAGCAGCGGGACGATCTGGTTGCCTACCTGCGGCAGCTGGTCGAATGA
- a CDS encoding respiratory nitrate reductase subunit beta gives MSQRQLAMVIDLNKCIGCQTCTLACKSQWTDRDGREFMYWNHVETRPGKGYPKDWEQAGGGWQGDSLRPGRLPRLHEDYGYPAEFDYQALFQPGDRPLRPEDQLQWGANWDEDQGAGEYPNAYFFYLPRLCNHCSKPACLAACPRQAIYKREQDGIVLIDQQRCRGYRYCVAACPYKKIYFNPLAGRSEKCILCYPRVEKGLPPACAYQCVGRARHLAYLDDEEGAVHQLVQRWKVALPLHAEYGTQPNIYYVPPLSPPKLAADGRPEEEARLPDAYLQELFGPGVKAALDTLREEMAKKNRKQASALMDLLIAYRHGDMFRLDRPRELI, from the coding sequence ATGTCACAACGCCAACTGGCCATGGTCATCGACCTGAACAAGTGTATCGGCTGCCAGACCTGCACCCTGGCCTGCAAATCCCAGTGGACCGATCGCGATGGGCGCGAATTCATGTACTGGAACCATGTGGAGACCCGCCCCGGCAAGGGCTATCCAAAGGACTGGGAGCAGGCCGGCGGCGGCTGGCAGGGCGACAGCCTGCGCCCCGGCCGCCTGCCGCGCCTGCACGAGGACTACGGCTACCCCGCCGAGTTCGACTATCAGGCCCTGTTCCAGCCGGGCGACAGGCCCCTGCGTCCCGAGGACCAGCTGCAGTGGGGGGCGAACTGGGATGAAGACCAGGGTGCCGGGGAATACCCCAATGCCTACTTTTTCTATCTGCCGCGCCTGTGCAACCACTGCAGCAAACCGGCCTGTCTCGCCGCCTGTCCGCGTCAGGCCATCTACAAACGCGAGCAAGACGGCATAGTCCTGATCGACCAGCAGCGCTGTCGCGGCTACCGTTACTGCGTTGCCGCCTGCCCCTACAAGAAGATCTACTTCAACCCCCTGGCGGGACGCTCGGAAAAATGCATCCTCTGCTACCCCAGGGTGGAAAAAGGCCTGCCGCCGGCCTGCGCCTATCAATGCGTGGGGCGTGCCCGGCATCTGGCCTATCTGGATGACGAGGAGGGTGCCGTGCATCAACTGGTGCAGCGCTGGAAGGTGGCCCTGCCGCTACACGCGGAGTACGGCACCCAGCCCAATATCTATTATGTGCCGCCCCTGAGCCCGCCCAAACTGGCGGCGGACGGTCGCCCCGAGGAGGAGGCCCGGCTGCCCGATGCCTATCTGCAGGAGCTCTTCGGCCCAGGGGTCAAGGCCGCCCTGGATACCCTGCGCGAGGAGATGGCAAAAAAGAACCGTAAACAGGCATCGGCCCTGATGGACCTGCTCATCGCCTACCGCCACGGCGACATGTTCCGCCTCGACCGGCCCCGGGAGTTGATCTGA
- a CDS encoding molybdopterin-dependent oxidoreductase, which yields MDRREFIKGSSYCGLALVFGGPLTALRAHAAGTDPARDWEDGYRQELIASRGDAQGFAFHCSNCQGNCAWRVFARHGRVTREEQSAAYPPISPRIPDANPRGCNKGIVHSKEMYQGDRLLHPLKRSGDRGEGKWQRISWQQALQEIAERLLDSLTAHGPAGLMVYTGTGILSQGRRAGPLRLGSLLGAQRLYPASAVGDMFTGASLAYGLANVGHSLDAWFEADCILLWGINPMVTRIPDAHYLNEARYNGARIYSITPDYNASCKFASQWLPIKPGTDAYLAMSLLYLLLRDELIDPAFIREQTDLPFLVREDSGELLRHRDLREGGKEDVFYCWDELSKSARPMPGSPGHFRQSLRLGKLQPALGGRYEVSDKDGRTLQLTTVLERVRAEAAKYPPERTQAITGVHAEQLERMAQDLAKADKAIVNIGFALHKYVSGTMTCWAAALACALTGHSGDRGGLDTENNWSLGGIGPLSSPKPARFGSGFFSEWLNGNMQETMQSHYPDEHLRQTAGYDSADVARLVAEKKALGNAYFGRPKALLLFADNMFRRNKGEAHYREAMLGGLDLFVDINHRMDSTALWADYLLPAKSHYESWDIRGELGYHRFCNITIPPKGLKPVGETRSEWSICLGLAEALGEAAKRRGIQAIPDPDFLTEEGDMAAPVMRELVALAEEFSDGGKLRTDEDVVRWIMRNVPAISPWTPEDAARHGFIVLNEQAGYSSPLYANRPYYSFERNVYLRKPYATLSGRQQFFIDHPVFKKQGWTTPTAIGPLRPPSFPLAFYTPHTRWGIHSQWRSNSQLLRLQRGEPYVWLNPKTAAARQIDEGDRVRVFNDVGDFIARAKLMLAVPPDALVMDHAWEPHQFERRMGLNSSVAGLLSLAELVDDWGHLKFSPNWDGNMLAHESSVEVARLAQS from the coding sequence ATGGATCGTCGTGAATTCATCAAGGGCTCCAGCTATTGCGGTCTGGCGCTGGTGTTTGGCGGGCCGCTGACGGCCTTGCGCGCCCATGCCGCGGGCACCGACCCGGCGCGGGATTGGGAGGATGGCTATCGGCAGGAACTCATCGCCAGCCGGGGGGATGCCCAGGGCTTTGCCTTTCATTGCTCCAACTGCCAGGGCAATTGCGCCTGGCGCGTATTCGCCCGCCATGGCCGGGTTACCCGCGAGGAGCAGTCGGCCGCCTACCCGCCGATCAGCCCCAGGATTCCCGATGCCAACCCGCGTGGCTGCAACAAGGGCATAGTCCATTCCAAGGAGATGTACCAGGGCGACCGCCTGCTGCACCCGCTCAAGCGCAGCGGTGACCGGGGCGAGGGCAAATGGCAGAGGATCTCCTGGCAACAGGCCCTGCAGGAGATCGCCGAGCGCCTGCTGGATAGCCTGACGGCACATGGCCCGGCCGGGCTGATGGTATATACCGGCACCGGCATCCTCTCGCAGGGGCGGCGGGCCGGGCCGCTGCGCCTGGGTTCGCTGCTGGGTGCCCAGCGTCTGTATCCGGCCAGCGCCGTTGGCGACATGTTCACCGGGGCCTCGCTGGCCTACGGGCTGGCCAATGTGGGCCATTCGCTGGATGCCTGGTTCGAGGCCGACTGTATCCTGCTGTGGGGCATCAACCCCATGGTGACGCGCATCCCGGATGCCCACTATCTCAACGAGGCACGCTATAACGGTGCCCGTATCTACAGCATCACCCCGGACTATAACGCCAGTTGCAAATTTGCCAGCCAGTGGCTGCCGATCAAGCCGGGCACCGATGCCTACCTGGCCATGTCCCTGCTGTATCTGCTGTTGCGTGATGAACTGATCGACCCGGCCTTCATCCGCGAACAGACCGATCTGCCCTTCCTGGTGCGCGAGGACAGCGGTGAATTGCTGCGCCACCGCGATCTGCGTGAGGGTGGCAAGGAGGATGTGTTCTATTGCTGGGACGAGCTGAGCAAGAGTGCCAGGCCCATGCCCGGCAGCCCCGGTCATTTTCGCCAAAGCCTGCGTCTGGGCAAGTTGCAACCGGCCCTCGGCGGGCGCTATGAGGTCAGTGACAAGGATGGCCGGACGCTACAGCTGACCACGGTGCTGGAGCGGGTCAGGGCGGAGGCGGCCAAGTATCCGCCCGAGCGCACCCAGGCCATCACCGGCGTACATGCCGAACAGCTGGAGCGCATGGCGCAAGACCTGGCCAAGGCGGACAAGGCCATAGTCAACATAGGCTTTGCCCTGCACAAATACGTCTCCGGCACCATGACCTGCTGGGCCGCCGCGCTGGCCTGCGCCCTTACCGGGCACTCCGGCGACCGGGGCGGCCTGGATACGGAAAACAACTGGAGCCTGGGCGGCATAGGCCCGCTATCGAGCCCGAAACCGGCCCGCTTCGGCTCCGGCTTCTTCAGCGAATGGCTCAATGGCAACATGCAGGAGACTATGCAGAGCCACTATCCCGATGAGCATCTGCGCCAGACCGCGGGCTATGATTCGGCCGATGTGGCCCGGCTGGTGGCGGAGAAGAAGGCCCTGGGCAACGCCTACTTTGGCCGCCCCAAGGCCCTGCTGCTGTTCGCCGACAACATGTTTCGCCGCAACAAGGGCGAGGCCCATTACCGCGAGGCCATGCTCGGCGGGCTGGACCTGTTCGTCGATATCAACCATCGCATGGATTCCACCGCCCTCTGGGCCGACTACCTGCTGCCTGCCAAGAGTCACTATGAATCCTGGGACATCCGGGGCGAGCTGGGCTACCACAGATTCTGCAACATCACCATCCCGCCCAAGGGGCTCAAGCCGGTGGGCGAGACCCGCTCGGAGTGGAGCATCTGCCTGGGGCTTGCTGAGGCGCTTGGCGAGGCGGCGAAAAGGCGCGGCATCCAGGCCATTCCCGACCCGGATTTCCTGACCGAGGAGGGCGACATGGCCGCCCCGGTGATGCGCGAGCTGGTCGCTCTGGCGGAGGAGTTCAGCGACGGCGGCAAGCTGCGCACGGACGAGGACGTAGTGCGCTGGATCATGCGCAATGTCCCCGCCATCAGTCCCTGGACGCCGGAAGACGCCGCCCGCCATGGCTTTATCGTGCTCAACGAGCAGGCCGGTTACTCCTCGCCCCTGTATGCCAATCGGCCCTATTATTCCTTCGAGCGCAATGTCTATCTGCGCAAGCCCTACGCCACCCTGTCGGGACGCCAGCAGTTCTTCATCGATCACCCGGTATTCAAAAAACAGGGTTGGACCACGCCCACCGCCATAGGCCCCCTGCGCCCGCCGAGCTTTCCCCTGGCCTTTTACACCCCGCATACCCGTTGGGGCATACATTCCCAGTGGCGCAGCAACAGCCAGTTACTGCGGTTGCAGCGGGGCGAGCCCTATGTCTGGCTCAACCCCAAGACCGCCGCCGCGCGCCAGATCGACGAGGGCGATAGGGTGCGGGTATTCAACGACGTGGGGGACTTCATCGCCCGCGCCAAACTGATGCTCGCGGTACCGCCGGACGCCCTGGTGATGGATCACGCCTGGGAGCCGCACCAGTTCGAACGGCGCATGGGCCTGAACAGCAGCGTCGCCGGCCTGCTCTCGCTGGCCGAACTGGTGGACGACTGGGGGCACCTGAAATTCAGCCCCAACTGGGATGGCAACATGCTCGCCCATGAGTCATCGGTTGAGGTGGCGCGCCTTGCCCAATCCTGA
- a CDS encoding sulfurtransferase, with product MKNPMGLFLLCFCWLLALPAAAVELIDSATLAQRLGQQSLLLIDAESPQDYRRAHIPGALNLHYQTLEDEDENSKTGLPIFPQLAASKLGALGISNDGPLVIYDQGNGRAASALWYILRFLGHERLAILDGGFRAWVAEQRPVTQQQPSPASANYVPRPDVGFALTSAELQQPQRLILDARSIAEYSGKEDGGARRAGHIPGALSFPWDRLGGDLRTFADEATQRARLKQAGIDPQQEIVTYCNGGLGRSTFLLLALERLGYTRVRVYPGSWSEWAADPARPIER from the coding sequence ATGAAAAACCCCATGGGGCTGTTTCTGCTCTGTTTCTGTTGGCTGCTCGCCCTGCCCGCTGCGGCGGTGGAGCTGATCGATAGCGCGACCCTGGCGCAGCGCCTGGGCCAGCAATCCTTGCTGCTGATCGATGCCGAAAGCCCGCAGGACTACCGCCGCGCCCACATCCCCGGCGCGTTGAATCTGCATTACCAGACCCTGGAGGACGAGGACGAGAACAGCAAGACCGGCCTGCCGATCTTCCCCCAACTGGCGGCAAGCAAGCTCGGTGCCCTGGGCATCAGCAACGACGGCCCGCTGGTGATCTACGATCAGGGCAATGGCCGCGCCGCCTCGGCGCTGTGGTACATCCTTCGTTTTCTGGGCCATGAGCGACTGGCCATCCTCGACGGCGGTTTCCGCGCATGGGTGGCCGAGCAACGGCCGGTGACCCAGCAGCAGCCCAGCCCCGCCAGCGCCAACTACGTCCCCCGGCCGGATGTCGGCTTCGCCCTCACCAGCGCCGAGCTGCAGCAGCCCCAACGGCTGATCCTGGACGCCCGTTCCATTGCCGAGTACAGCGGCAAGGAGGATGGCGGTGCCCGCCGCGCCGGGCATATCCCCGGTGCCCTGAGTTTCCCCTGGGACCGGCTCGGCGGCGACCTGCGTACCTTTGCCGATGAGGCGACCCAGCGCGCCAGGCTCAAGCAGGCCGGTATCGACCCGCAGCAGGAGATAGTCACCTACTGCAACGGCGGCCTGGGGCGTTCTACCTTTCTGCTGCTGGCGCTAGAGCGGCTGGGTTATACCCGAGTGCGGGTCTATCCCGGTTCCTGGTCGGAGTGGGCGGCAGACCCGGCTCGCCCCATCGAACGCTGA
- a CDS encoding TlpA family protein disulfide reductase yields MAGRVLRRAALVLLCWGLGLAPALALNAAPLDAELIRAAGLKPYPVPLKGPGFRLPDRKERLRSKTDYAGRVVLLNFWASWCPPCRKEFPSLERLQRRFSDAPFSVLAVTVADSPADVEGFLAGREPPFDVLIDTSEGTAKAYRAAGVPVTYLLDRQGRLLAGKAGELDWDSPAVVRLIQAAIEDR; encoded by the coding sequence GTGGCCGGGCGCGTTCTGCGCCGGGCGGCGCTGGTGCTGCTGTGCTGGGGCCTGGGCCTGGCTCCGGCCCTGGCCCTGAACGCCGCGCCGCTGGATGCGGAGCTGATTCGGGCGGCGGGCCTCAAGCCCTATCCCGTGCCGCTCAAGGGGCCTGGGTTTCGGCTGCCGGACCGCAAGGAGCGGTTGCGTAGCAAGACCGACTATGCCGGGCGGGTGGTCTTGCTCAACTTCTGGGCCAGCTGGTGCCCGCCCTGCCGGAAGGAGTTTCCCTCGCTGGAGCGCTTGCAGCGGCGTTTTTCCGATGCGCCGTTCAGCGTACTGGCGGTTACCGTGGCGGATAGCCCGGCCGACGTGGAGGGCTTTCTGGCGGGCCGCGAGCCCCCCTTCGATGTCCTGATCGACACCAGCGAGGGTACCGCCAAGGCCTATCGCGCCGCCGGGGTGCCGGTGACCTACCTGCTCGACCGCCAGGGCCGCCTGTTGGCCGGAAAGGCCGGTGAGCTGGACTGGGACAGCCCGGCGGTGGTGCGCCTGATTCAGGCGGCCATAGAGGACAGGTAG
- a CDS encoding sulfite exporter TauE/SafE family protein codes for MTLSAIIAGLATGIVLGIFGSGGSIVTTPALLYLLNVEPKSAIAMSMGIVAVTATITALQHWRAGNVNAKVTLVFGLFGIAGTYGGALLGVITPVVIQLSLFALVMYAAAWKMLRPSAPQQHKSVGAAAVVTEGVCHDTECLAKVAVHGVLVGVLTGLVGVGGGFLIVPALVLLSGLSMKQAIGTSLAIVAVKSYAGFAGYAGAVPIDYPLMAVFTAVAIVGSFIGTRFANRISGDALKRGFAIFLMLVASYIIVNTLLV; via the coding sequence ATGACCCTTAGCGCCATCATCGCCGGTCTGGCTACCGGCATCGTCCTCGGCATCTTTGGCAGCGGCGGCTCCATCGTCACCACCCCGGCCCTGCTCTATCTGCTCAATGTCGAGCCCAAATCGGCCATCGCCATGAGCATGGGCATAGTCGCGGTCACCGCTACCATCACCGCCCTGCAACACTGGCGGGCAGGCAACGTCAACGCCAAGGTCACCCTGGTGTTCGGCCTGTTCGGCATTGCCGGTACCTATGGCGGGGCGCTGCTCGGGGTCATTACCCCGGTGGTGATCCAGCTCAGCCTGTTCGCCCTGGTGATGTATGCCGCCGCCTGGAAGATGCTCCGGCCATCGGCACCGCAGCAGCACAAGTCCGTGGGTGCCGCCGCCGTGGTGACCGAGGGCGTCTGCCATGATACCGAGTGCCTGGCCAAGGTGGCGGTGCATGGTGTGCTGGTGGGGGTGCTCACCGGGCTGGTGGGTGTTGGCGGCGGCTTTCTCATCGTCCCGGCACTGGTGCTGCTGTCCGGCTTGAGCATGAAACAGGCGATTGGCACCTCGCTGGCCATAGTGGCGGTCAAGTCCTATGCCGGTTTTGCCGGTTACGCCGGGGCGGTGCCCATCGACTACCCGCTGATGGCGGTGTTTACCGCCGTGGCCATAGTCGGCAGTTTCATCGGTACCCGCTTTGCCAACCGAATCTCAGGGGATGCCTTGAAGCGTGGCTTTGCCATCTTTTTGATGCTGGTGGCCAGCTACATCATCGTCAATACCCTGTTAGTCTGA
- a CDS encoding DsrE family protein produces MKPFAPLIYLVLCALFLSALSATSLAADNSHALSGVREGKVVFDINIPGQMQKMALYLQVIAQTKTDLEQAQVKPDIILAFRGAAVKFLLKEQPEDMALDDSLAHEKFVALLNQLMQQGVRVESCSVATGLFGIDNSSLLPGVVPVGNTFASLVGYQAKGYGTIPVY; encoded by the coding sequence ATGAAGCCTTTTGCCCCCCTTATATACCTGGTCCTTTGCGCCCTTTTCCTGTCTGCTCTGTCGGCCACCAGCCTGGCTGCCGATAACAGCCATGCCCTGAGCGGGGTGCGCGAGGGCAAGGTGGTGTTCGATATCAATATCCCCGGCCAGATGCAGAAGATGGCCCTGTATCTTCAGGTAATCGCCCAGACCAAGACCGACCTGGAGCAGGCCCAGGTCAAGCCGGACATCATTCTCGCCTTTCGCGGCGCGGCGGTGAAGTTCCTGCTCAAGGAACAGCCCGAGGATATGGCGCTGGACGACAGCCTGGCCCATGAGAAGTTTGTCGCCCTGCTCAATCAGCTGATGCAGCAGGGGGTGCGGGTGGAGTCCTGCTCCGTGGCCACCGGGCTGTTCGGCATAGACAACAGCAGCCTGCTGCCGGGCGTGGTCCCGGTGGGCAATACCTTCGCCTCACTGGTGGGCTATCAGGCCAAGGGTTACGGCACCATTCCGGTGTATTGA
- a CDS encoding metalloregulator ArsR/SmtB family transcription factor, whose protein sequence is MSTDNFKRDLFEQFARLGKAMGNGHRLEILEFLAQCEYNVESLSRLSGLSVANTSQHLQQLRQAGLVKGRKEGLHVFYQLADPEVVELMTVLRRVAERNLAEVDRLVSSYLRVKDDLEPIPAEELLQRARDGLVTVLDVRPPEEYAAGHVPGAINISLAELEQLPPDTEREIVAYCRGPYCVLAYAAVERLRQRGLKARRLADGYPEWKDAGLPVEQKTED, encoded by the coding sequence GTGTCAACAGATAATTTCAAACGCGACCTATTTGAGCAGTTTGCCCGTCTCGGCAAGGCCATGGGCAATGGCCACCGGCTGGAGATCCTGGAATTTCTCGCCCAGTGCGAATACAACGTCGAGAGCCTGTCACGGCTGAGCGGACTGAGCGTGGCCAACACCTCTCAGCACCTGCAGCAACTGCGTCAGGCCGGTCTGGTGAAGGGGCGCAAGGAGGGGCTGCATGTGTTCTATCAACTCGCCGATCCCGAGGTGGTGGAGCTGATGACGGTGCTGCGGCGGGTGGCCGAGCGCAACCTGGCGGAGGTGGACCGGCTGGTGAGCAGCTATCTGCGGGTGAAGGATGACCTGGAGCCGATCCCCGCCGAGGAATTGCTGCAACGGGCGCGGGATGGCCTGGTAACGGTGCTGGACGTGCGCCCACCGGAGGAATACGCCGCCGGCCACGTACCTGGGGCGATCAACATCTCCCTGGCCGAGCTGGAGCAGCTACCGCCGGACACCGAACGGGAGATCGTCGCCTATTGCCGCGGTCCCTACTGTGTACTGGCCTACGCCGCCGTGGAGCGGCTGCGGCAAAGAGGCCTTAAGGCCCGGCGCCTGGCCGATGGCTATCCGGAATGGAAGGATGCCGGTCTTCCGGTAGAACAGAAGACTGAGGACTGA
- a CDS encoding cyclic nucleotide-binding domain-containing protein yields MATTADISKIEVSTGIYWVEIPQADLRLLCGCPEDSVKHLMRRGLISPRSTDGVEYESGPNAILLSDTMLQNGAFANQAEFPVLQMLYRQGMLIPGHPNNTGRKPLLIGSPQQVSAQLAYIHRGNYGLLSEAEIRATGMDAVQARELFRMKLAFSFGKLEASEELLDALILEHNDWHEIRAGVEIRRLQLSRFEIRYRDQSLEVDLNLKRFQRYWSPYPLGFHEIKRAYFSVIHSGQGDGWDVNRPSMSSVLCFQGRIYLIDTGPNVVYSLMALGIGVNEIEGIFHTHCHDDHFSGLTTLMRADHRIKHFATPLVRATLFKKLAALMGSEQEDFSAYFEPHDLIFDQWLDIDGLEVKAVLSPHPVETSILFFRTFWDGDYRTYAHLADIAGLDVMQRMINDDPSRPGISQALFDKTKAAYLEPVQLKKIDAGGGHIHGKATDFSQDRSERLILAHNYAPLTQEEKVIGSSAPFGIVDVLVPDYTDSQRHLAEGHLSHLFPELAASQFKKLLNNPIVTFKPGSLILRAGVLSNAIYLLTTGNVEVIRSDAERIIILSTGGMIGEYSGLYDKPSAETYRSISYVHALALPADSYLEFVRSNDLYAEILRLHDNRCFLKTTWLFGESIGPRLENLLARNLRDSQLARDPQTGLLTLPPERLYLIQQGRISKLLNGRPIKQLEAGDFFGEEFILQQNGRGFSYRAEGEVRLKQLPARLLSQAPVVMWKLLESHRETLASCLH; encoded by the coding sequence ATGGCAACAACGGCTGATATCAGCAAGATCGAGGTGAGCACCGGGATCTACTGGGTTGAGATCCCGCAGGCCGACCTGCGCCTGCTGTGTGGCTGTCCGGAGGACTCGGTCAAGCACCTGATGCGGCGTGGGCTGATCTCGCCGCGCAGCACGGATGGGGTGGAGTACGAATCCGGCCCCAACGCCATACTGCTGTCCGATACCATGTTGCAGAACGGGGCCTTTGCCAATCAGGCCGAGTTTCCGGTGCTGCAGATGCTCTACCGCCAGGGCATGCTGATCCCCGGCCACCCCAACAACACCGGTCGCAAGCCCTTGCTGATTGGCTCACCGCAGCAGGTTTCGGCGCAACTGGCCTACATCCATCGTGGCAACTACGGTCTGCTCTCGGAGGCGGAGATCCGCGCCACCGGCATGGATGCCGTGCAGGCGCGCGAGCTGTTCCGCATGAAGCTGGCCTTCTCCTTCGGCAAGCTAGAGGCCAGCGAAGAGTTGCTCGACGCCCTGATCCTGGAGCACAACGACTGGCATGAAATCCGTGCCGGGGTGGAGATACGCCGCCTGCAACTGAGTCGTTTCGAGATCCGCTATCGGGACCAGAGCCTGGAGGTGGACCTCAACCTGAAACGCTTCCAGCGCTACTGGTCGCCCTATCCGTTGGGTTTTCACGAGATCAAGCGGGCCTATTTTTCCGTGATTCACTCAGGCCAGGGTGATGGCTGGGACGTGAACCGCCCGAGCATGAGCAGCGTGCTCTGCTTTCAGGGCCGCATCTATCTCATCGACACCGGCCCCAATGTGGTCTATAGCCTGATGGCCCTGGGCATAGGGGTGAACGAGATCGAGGGCATCTTTCACACCCATTGTCACGACGATCACTTCTCCGGCCTGACCACCCTGATGCGCGCCGATCACCGCATCAAGCACTTCGCCACGCCCCTGGTGCGGGCCACCCTGTTCAAGAAACTGGCGGCGCTGATGGGTAGCGAGCAGGAGGACTTCAGCGCCTATTTCGAACCCCATGACCTGATCTTTGACCAGTGGCTGGACATCGACGGCCTGGAGGTGAAGGCGGTGCTCTCGCCCCATCCGGTGGAGACCAGCATCCTCTTCTTCCGCACCTTCTGGGATGGCGACTACCGCACCTATGCCCATCTGGCCGACATCGCCGGGCTGGATGTGATGCAGCGCATGATCAACGATGACCCGAGCAGGCCGGGCATCAGCCAGGCCCTGTTCGACAAGACCAAGGCGGCCTATCTGGAGCCGGTACAGCTGAAGAAGATCGATGCCGGAGGCGGCCATATCCACGGCAAGGCGACGGATTTCAGCCAGGACCGCAGCGAGCGCCTGATCCTGGCCCACAACTATGCCCCGCTGACCCAGGAAGAAAAGGTCATCGGCTCCAGCGCCCCCTTCGGCATCGTTGATGTGCTGGTGCCAGACTACACCGACAGCCAGCGCCACCTGGCCGAGGGCCATCTGAGCCATCTGTTTCCCGAGCTTGCCGCGAGCCAGTTCAAGAAGTTGCTGAACAATCCTATAGTCACCTTCAAGCCCGGCAGCCTGATCCTGCGCGCCGGGGTGCTGTCCAACGCCATCTACCTGCTCACCACCGGCAACGTGGAGGTGATTCGGAGCGATGCGGAGCGGATCATCATCCTCTCCACCGGGGGCATGATCGGCGAATACTCGGGCCTCTACGACAAGCCCTCGGCGGAGACCTACCGCTCTATCAGCTATGTCCACGCCCTGGCCCTGCCGGCGGACTCCTACCTGGAGTTCGTGCGCTCCAACGACCTCTACGCGGAGATCCTGCGCCTGCACGACAATCGCTGCTTCCTCAAGACCACCTGGCTGTTTGGCGAGTCCATTGGCCCACGCCTGGAGAACCTGCTGGCGCGCAATCTGCGTGACAGCCAACTGGCCCGCGACCCCCAGACCGGGCTGCTTACCCTCCCCCCCGAGCGGCTCTATCTGATCCAGCAGGGGCGCATCAGCAAACTGCTCAACGGCAGGCCGATCAAACAGCTGGAGGCGGGGGATTTCTTCGGTGAGGAGTTCATTCTGCAGCAGAATGGGCGGGGCTTCAGCTACCGCGCCGAGGGCGAGGTGCGCCTCAAACAGCTACCGGCCAGGCTGCTCAGCCAGGCCCCGGTGGTGATGTGGAAGCTGCTGGAGAGCCACCGCGAGACCCTTGCCAGCTGCCTGCATTGA